A portion of the Leptospira kanakyensis genome contains these proteins:
- a CDS encoding ribonucleotide-diphosphate reductase subunit beta, with translation MDYQSEVLLKENQDRFVILPIKFPKIWEMYKKQQASFWTAEEIDLSSDLDDWNSLSNNERFFLSNVLAFFAASDGIVNENLAVNFMREVQLPEVRCFYGFQIMMENIHSETYSLLIDTYIKDPKEKHKLFHSIETIPAVEKKAKWALRWIGEGNFAERLLAFAAVEGIFFSGSFCAIFWMKKRGLLPGLSFSNELISRDEALHCEFACILFKMLKEKPNAERVYEIFTDAVNIEKEFITESLSVDLIGMNAKLMQQYIEFVADRWLIELGFDKLYYSSNPFDFMEMISLQGKTNFFEKRVGDYQKAGVLGSEQGFTFSLNEDF, from the coding sequence ATGGATTATCAATCAGAAGTTTTATTAAAAGAGAATCAGGATCGATTTGTGATCCTTCCCATCAAGTTTCCTAAAATTTGGGAAATGTATAAAAAACAACAGGCTTCCTTTTGGACGGCAGAAGAAATCGATTTAAGTAGTGATTTGGATGATTGGAATTCTTTATCCAATAACGAAAGATTTTTTCTAAGTAACGTTTTGGCATTTTTTGCTGCAAGTGACGGGATCGTAAATGAAAACTTAGCCGTCAACTTTATGAGAGAAGTTCAATTACCGGAAGTTAGGTGTTTCTATGGATTCCAAATTATGATGGAAAATATCCATTCAGAAACCTATTCTCTGTTAATTGATACCTACATCAAAGATCCAAAAGAAAAACATAAACTCTTTCATTCCATAGAAACCATACCGGCTGTAGAAAAAAAAGCCAAATGGGCTTTACGTTGGATTGGTGAAGGTAATTTTGCTGAACGACTTCTTGCCTTTGCTGCAGTGGAAGGAATTTTTTTTAGCGGAAGTTTTTGCGCTATTTTTTGGATGAAAAAACGAGGTCTCCTTCCTGGCCTTAGTTTTTCCAATGAACTGATCAGTCGTGATGAAGCCTTACATTGTGAGTTTGCATGTATCCTTTTTAAAATGTTAAAAGAAAAACCAAACGCGGAACGTGTTTACGAAATATTTACCGACGCAGTTAATATCGAAAAAGAATTTATCACCGAATCATTGTCAGTGGATCTTATTGGTATGAACGCTAAATTAATGCAACAATACATTGAATTTGTTGCTGACCGTTGGCTCATTGAACTTGGATTTGATAAACTATATTATTCCTCCAATCCATTCGATTTTATGGAGATGATCTCCTTACAAGGAAAAACAAATTTTTTTGAAAAACGAGTGGGAGACTACCAAAAAGCAGGGGTTCTGGGTTCGGAACAGGGTTTTACTTTTTCTCTGAATGAAGACTTTTAA